Proteins from one Camelina sativa cultivar DH55 chromosome 8, Cs, whole genome shotgun sequence genomic window:
- the LOC104705597 gene encoding protein IQ-DOMAIN 1-like, giving the protein MAKKKGLFTVLKRIFISEANSEKKEKRRKWTFWKLRIKKRLPSITAPPEHRTSNESYEEQKKEIVSDVGEISQVSCSRQLDSIEESKGSTSPETADLVVQYQIFLDRQEEVHAATRIQTAFRGHLARKALRALKGIVKLQAYIRGRAVRRQAMTTLKCLQSVVNIQSQVCGKRTQIPGGGHRDYEEGNTFNDKILKMDTNSQKRWDDSLLTKEEAEAVVMSKKEASLRRERIKEYAVTHRKSAESYQKRSNTKWKYWLDEWVDTQLTKSKELEDLDFSLKTKPKEETLNEKQLKTPRNSSPRRLVNNHKRQVSISEEEQSPATVAVSTPTYMVATESAKAKSRSLSSPRIRPRSIDTQSESYSPYKNKLCLTTSMMSEAPSKVRIANNGGNTRPSAYQQRSPGLRGFNIGPLKSCNNNTLLNDLSINSERSLPSWNKQSSLR; this is encoded by the exons ATGGCTAAGAAGAAAGGCTTGTTCACTGTATTGAAAAGGATTTTTATTTCAGAAGCTAACTCAGAAAAG aaagagaagagaagaaaatggacGTTTTGGAAGCTTAGGATTAAAAAGAGATTACCTTCCATCACTGCACCTCCAGAGCACAGGACAAGTAATGAATCGTATGAGGAACAGAAGAAGGAAATTGTGTCAGATGTGGGTGAGATCAGCCAAGTATCTTGTAGTCGACAGTTAGATTCCATAGAAGAGTCAAAAGGTTCAACATCCCCAGAAACTGCTGATCTAGTAGTCCAgtatcaaatatttttagataGACAGGAAGAAGTTCATGCTGCTACTCGGATTCAGACTGCTTTTCGGGGTCATCTT GCAAGGAAAGCTCTACGTGCCTTGAAGGGAATAGTGAAGCTCCAAGCATATATCAGAGGTCGTGCCGTGAGACGCCAAGCAATGACTACACTAAAATGCTTGCAATCTGTTGTGAACATTCAGTCACAGGTCTGTGGTAAGAGAACACAGATTCCCGGAGGTGGTCACAGAGATTATGAAGAGGGCAATACATTCAATGACAAAATTCTCAAG atGGACACAAACAGTCAAAAGAGATGGGACGATAGTCTTTTGACAAAGGAAGAGGCAGAGGCTGTGGTCATGAGCAAGAAAGAAGCTTCACTAAGAAGAGAAAGGATAAAGGAATATGCGGTCACCCACCGG AAATCCGCGGAGTCATACCAGAAACGGAGTAACACGAAGTGGAAGTACTGGTTAGACGAATGGGTAGATACTCAGCTAACCAAAAGCAAGGAGCTCGAAGATCTCGACTTCTCActgaaaacaaaacctaaagaGGAAACTTTGAATGAGAAGCAGCTTAAAACTCCAAGGAACTCATCACCAAGAAGATTGGTGAATAATCATAAAAGACAAGTTTCAATAAGTGAAGAGGAACAAAGCCCTGCCACGGTGGCTGTAAGTACACCAACTTATATGGTTGCAACAGAGTCAGCAAAGGCAAAGTCAAGATCTTTGAGCTCCCCAAGGATAAGACCAAGAAGTATCGACACACAGTCAGAGAGTTACTCGCCGTATAAAAACAAGCTATGCCTGACCACCTCAATGATGAGTGAAGCACCAAGCAAAGTCAGGATTGCAAACAATGGCGGTAATACTAGACCAAGTGCATACCAGCAACGGTCACCAGGGTTAAGGGGATTTAACATAGGGCCTTTGAAATCATGCAATAATAATACTCTGTTGAACGACCTGAGCATTAATTCAGAAAGATCACTACCCAGCTGGAACAAGCAGAGCAGCTTGAGATGA
- the LOC104705598 gene encoding uncharacterized protein LOC104705598 yields the protein MSLVDYDDSSSDEDVLAAEEKQPLPQPQQKPSPIPPSRQRCQQEESVEKLPDALFLLESPTLAQVTGGDHASVVAAAMAESALRKRDLNGNASSLPRRPKVPRGNLPHSKNIPETMGNVLVPPQLKGRSNVATEDMSRLFVKKRQDSSKARSPNQE from the exons ATGTCACTCGTAGATTACGACGATTCTTCATCCGACGAAGATGTCTTAGCCGCCGAGGAGAAGCAACCACTCCCACAACCGCAACAAAAACCCTCTCCAATTCCTCCATCTAGACA GAGATGTCAGCAGGAAGAGAGTGTTGAGAAGCTACCAGATGCATTGTTTCTTCTGGAGTCACCAACACTCGCACAGGTGACTGGTGGTGACCATGCTTCTGTTGTTGCAGCTGCAATGGCTGAGAGTGCATTACGGAAGAGGGACTTGAATGGGaatgcttcttctcttcctcgtcGTCCCAAGGTACCAAGAGGAAATTTGCCTCATTCCAAGAATATTCCTGAAACTATGGGTAATGTGCTTGTACCTCCTCAGCTCAAGGGAAG GAGCAATGTTGCCACAGAGGATATGAGCAGGCTTTTTGTGAAAAAACGGCAAGACTCCTCCAAGGCAAGATCTCCAAATCAGGAATAG
- the LOC104705599 gene encoding flowering time control protein FY-like isoform X3 — translation MYGESMQQLPPIQNQHLGGPIPGSDMHRGSQMPPPSMMRQSSAFSTNINADYHHSSAFDPHDSFGAKRMRKHTQRRAVDYTSTVVKYIQARTWQRDSRDRTFLQATPAAAVDMLPTVSYSDNPSTSFAAKFVHTSLNKNRCSINRVLWTPSGRRLITGSQSGEFTLWNGQSFNFEMILQAHDQPIRSMVWSHNDNYMVSGDDGGTIKYWQNNMNNVKVNKTAHKESVRDLSFCKTALKFCSCSDDTTVKVWDFAKCQEESSLTGHGWDVKSVDWHPTKSLLVSGGKDQLVKLWDTRTARELCSLHGHKNIVLSVKWNQNGNWLLTASKDQIIKLYDIRTMKELESFRGHTKDVTSLAWHPFHEEYFVSGSSDGSICHWVVGHENPQIEIPNAHDNSVWDLAWHPIGYLLCSGSNDHTTKFWCRNRPADNPRDVLPMQNQGYNEKGFGNRQPDNFQPSEASPIPGAFVPGLTRNEGTIPGIGIAMPFDASSQGEHKQSLPGSMAVGAPPLPPGPHPSLLGSGQQQGYQQQQHHQGHPQQMPPMPNMPHHQLPPSSHMPLHPHHLPRPMQMPPHGHMPSSSMPMSHQMPGSMGMQGGMNPQMSQSHFMGAPSGVVFQGPPSSGGPQMYPQGRGGFNRPQMMPGYNNPFQQQQPPLPPGPPPNNNQQHQ, via the exons ATGTACGGTGAATCGATGCAACAGCTCCCACCGATACAAAATCAGCACTTAGGGGGACCTATCCCCGGCAGCGATATGCACAGGGGTTCACAGATGCCGCCACCGTCTATGATGCGGCAGTCATCAGCTTTTTCCACTAACATCAATGCCGACTACCACCACTCATCTGCCTTCGACC CACATGACAGTTTTGGGGCGAAACGTATGAGAAAGCATACTCAGAGAAGAGCTGTTGATTACACCAGCACCGTTGTGAAATACATTCAG GCTCGAACATGGCAGCGAGACTCAAGGGATAGGACCTTTTTGCAAGCAACCCCAGCTGCAGCAGTTGAT ATGCTTCCCACAGTTTCCTATTCAGATAATCCTTCAACAAGTTTTGCTGCAAAGTTTGTTCACACATCTCTAAACAAGAATCGTTGTTCAATCAACCGTGTATTG TGGACACCTTCAGGAAGGCGTCTTATCACGGGCTCCCAAAGTGGGGAGTTTACTCTTTGGAATGGGcaatcttttaattttgaaatgatTCTTCAG GCACATGATCAACCTATAAGGTCGATGGTATGGAGCCACAATGACAATTATATGGTTTCTGGTGATGATGGAGGCAcaataaa GTATTGGCAGAACAATATGAACAATGTGAAAGTCAACAAAACTGCTCACAAGGAATCAGTTCGCGATTTAAG TTTTTGTAAAACAGCTTTGAAGTTCTGCTCGTGTTCTGATGATACGACTGTTAAAGTCTGGGATTTTGCCAAGTGCCAAGAAGAAAGCTCATTAACCG GCCATGGTTGGGATGTCAAGAGCGTTGACTGGCACCCGACAAAGTCCCTACTAGTTTCTG GTGGAAAAGACCAACTTGTCAAACTATGGGATACTAGAACTGCGAGAGAGCTTTGCTCACT TCATGGTCACAAAAACATAGTGCTTAGTGTCAAGTGGAACCAAAATGGCAATTGGCTTTTAACGGCCTCGAAAGATCAGATAATCAAG CTGTATGATATAAGGACTATGAAGGAGCTTGAGTCGTTTCGTGGGCACACGAAAGATGTAACAT CTTTGGCGTGGCATCCCTTCCATGAGGAATATTTTGTCAGTGGGAGCTCTGACGGATCTATTTGTCATTGGGTTGTGGG GCATGAAAACCCGCAGATTGAAATCCCAAATGCTCATGATAACAGTGTTTGGGATCTTGCATGGCATCCTATTGGATATCTTCTTTGCAG TGGTAGCAATGATCACACAACCAAGTTTTGGTGCAGAAACAGGCCTGCAGATAATCCCCGAGATGTCCTTCCTATGCAGAACCAAG GCTATAATGAAAAAGGTTTTGGTAATCGCCAGCCTGATAATTTCCAACCATCTGAGGCATCGCCAATTCCTGGAGCATTTGTGCCTGGGCTGACACGGAATGAGGGGACCATCCCAGGAATCGGAATAGCAATGCCATTTGATGCATCCTCTCAAGGGGAACATAAACAGTCTCTTCCAGGTTCAATGGCAGTGGGTGCTCCGCCGCTGCCACCTGGTCCCCACCCATCACTTCTTGGAAGTGGCCAGCAGCAAGGgtatcagcaacaacaacaccaccaaGGCCATCCCCAGCAAATGCCTCCAATGCCTAATATGCCTCACCATCAGCTACCACCATCATCCCATATGCCATTGCACCCTCATCATCTTCCCCGGCCTATGCAAATGCCTCCTCACGGTCACATGCCATCTTCCTCAATGCCTATGTCTCATCAGATGCCTGGATCAATG GGAATGCAAGGTGGCATGAATCCTCAGATGTCGCAAAGTCATTTTATGGGTGCTCCTTCAGGAGTCGTATTTCAAGGACCTCCAAGCAGTGGGGGACCCCAAATGTATCCTCAAGGACGTGGTGGTTTCAACCGTCCACAAATGATGCCAGGCTACAACAACCCTTTCCAACAG cagcagccgcCTTTACCTCCAGGCCCTCCACCGAACAACAATCAGCAACATCAGTAG
- the LOC104705599 gene encoding flowering time control protein FY-like isoform X2, with translation MYGESMQQLPPIQNQHLGGPIPGSDMHRGSQMPPPSMMRQSSAFSTNINADYHHSSAFDPHDSFGAKRMRKHTQRRAVDYTSTVVKYIQARTWQRDSRDRTFLQATPAAAVDMLPTVSYSDNPSTSFAAKFVHTSLNKNRCSINRVLWTPSGRRLITGSQSGEFTLWNGQSFNFEMILQAHDQPIRSMVWSHNDNYMVSGDDGGTIKYWQNNMNNVKVNKTAHKESVRDLSFCKTALKFCSCSDDTTVKVWDFAKCQEESSLTGHGWDVKSVDWHPTKSLLVSGGKDQLVKLWDTRTARELCSLHGHKNIVLSVKWNQNGNWLLTASKDQIIKLYDIRTMKELESFRGHTKDVTSLAWHPFHEEYFVSGSSDGSICHWVVGHENPQIEIPNAHDNSVWDLAWHPIGYLLCSGSNDHTTKFWCRNRPADNPRDVLPMQNQGYNEKGFGNRQPDNFQPSEASPIPGAFVPGLTRNEGTIPGIGIAMPFDASSQGEHKQSLPGSMAVGAPPLPPGPHPSLLGSGQQQGYQQQQHHQGHPQQMPPMPNMPHHQLPPSSHMPLHPHHLPRPMQMPPHGHMPSSSMPMSHQMPGSMGMQGGMNPQMSQSHFMGAPSGVVFQGPPSSGGPQMYPQGRGGFNRPQMMPGYNNPFQQQQQPPLPPGPPPNNNQQHQ, from the exons ATGTACGGTGAATCGATGCAACAGCTCCCACCGATACAAAATCAGCACTTAGGGGGACCTATCCCCGGCAGCGATATGCACAGGGGTTCACAGATGCCGCCACCGTCTATGATGCGGCAGTCATCAGCTTTTTCCACTAACATCAATGCCGACTACCACCACTCATCTGCCTTCGACC CACATGACAGTTTTGGGGCGAAACGTATGAGAAAGCATACTCAGAGAAGAGCTGTTGATTACACCAGCACCGTTGTGAAATACATTCAG GCTCGAACATGGCAGCGAGACTCAAGGGATAGGACCTTTTTGCAAGCAACCCCAGCTGCAGCAGTTGAT ATGCTTCCCACAGTTTCCTATTCAGATAATCCTTCAACAAGTTTTGCTGCAAAGTTTGTTCACACATCTCTAAACAAGAATCGTTGTTCAATCAACCGTGTATTG TGGACACCTTCAGGAAGGCGTCTTATCACGGGCTCCCAAAGTGGGGAGTTTACTCTTTGGAATGGGcaatcttttaattttgaaatgatTCTTCAG GCACATGATCAACCTATAAGGTCGATGGTATGGAGCCACAATGACAATTATATGGTTTCTGGTGATGATGGAGGCAcaataaa GTATTGGCAGAACAATATGAACAATGTGAAAGTCAACAAAACTGCTCACAAGGAATCAGTTCGCGATTTAAG TTTTTGTAAAACAGCTTTGAAGTTCTGCTCGTGTTCTGATGATACGACTGTTAAAGTCTGGGATTTTGCCAAGTGCCAAGAAGAAAGCTCATTAACCG GCCATGGTTGGGATGTCAAGAGCGTTGACTGGCACCCGACAAAGTCCCTACTAGTTTCTG GTGGAAAAGACCAACTTGTCAAACTATGGGATACTAGAACTGCGAGAGAGCTTTGCTCACT TCATGGTCACAAAAACATAGTGCTTAGTGTCAAGTGGAACCAAAATGGCAATTGGCTTTTAACGGCCTCGAAAGATCAGATAATCAAG CTGTATGATATAAGGACTATGAAGGAGCTTGAGTCGTTTCGTGGGCACACGAAAGATGTAACAT CTTTGGCGTGGCATCCCTTCCATGAGGAATATTTTGTCAGTGGGAGCTCTGACGGATCTATTTGTCATTGGGTTGTGGG GCATGAAAACCCGCAGATTGAAATCCCAAATGCTCATGATAACAGTGTTTGGGATCTTGCATGGCATCCTATTGGATATCTTCTTTGCAG TGGTAGCAATGATCACACAACCAAGTTTTGGTGCAGAAACAGGCCTGCAGATAATCCCCGAGATGTCCTTCCTATGCAGAACCAAG GCTATAATGAAAAAGGTTTTGGTAATCGCCAGCCTGATAATTTCCAACCATCTGAGGCATCGCCAATTCCTGGAGCATTTGTGCCTGGGCTGACACGGAATGAGGGGACCATCCCAGGAATCGGAATAGCAATGCCATTTGATGCATCCTCTCAAGGGGAACATAAACAGTCTCTTCCAGGTTCAATGGCAGTGGGTGCTCCGCCGCTGCCACCTGGTCCCCACCCATCACTTCTTGGAAGTGGCCAGCAGCAAGGgtatcagcaacaacaacaccaccaaGGCCATCCCCAGCAAATGCCTCCAATGCCTAATATGCCTCACCATCAGCTACCACCATCATCCCATATGCCATTGCACCCTCATCATCTTCCCCGGCCTATGCAAATGCCTCCTCACGGTCACATGCCATCTTCCTCAATGCCTATGTCTCATCAGATGCCTGGATCAATG GGAATGCAAGGTGGCATGAATCCTCAGATGTCGCAAAGTCATTTTATGGGTGCTCCTTCAGGAGTCGTATTTCAAGGACCTCCAAGCAGTGGGGGACCCCAAATGTATCCTCAAGGACGTGGTGGTTTCAACCGTCCACAAATGATGCCAGGCTACAACAACCCTTTCCAACAG cagcagcagccgcCTTTACCTCCAGGCCCTCCACCGAACAACAATCAGCAACATCAGTAG
- the LOC104705599 gene encoding flowering time control protein FY-like isoform X1, with protein MYGESMQQLPPIQNQHLGGPIPGSDMHRGSQMPPPSMMRQSSAFSTNINADYHHSSAFDPHDSFGAKRMRKHTQRRAVDYTSTVVKYIQARTWQRDSRDRTFLQATPAAAVDMLPTVSYSDNPSTSFAAKFVHTSLNKNRCSINRVLWTPSGRRLITGSQSGEFTLWNGQSFNFEMILQAHDQPIRSMVWSHNDNYMVSGDDGGTIKYWQNNMNNVKVNKTAHKESVRDLSFCKTALKFCSCSDDTTVKVWDFAKCQEESSLTGHGWDVKSVDWHPTKSLLVSGGKDQLVKLWDTRTARELCSLHGHKNIVLSVKWNQNGNWLLTASKDQIIKLYDIRTMKELESFRGHTKDVTSLAWHPFHEEYFVSGSSDGSICHWVVGHENPQIEIPNAHDNSVWDLAWHPIGYLLCSGSNDHTTKFWCRNRPADNPRDVLPMQNQGYNEKGFGNRQPDNFQPSEASPIPGAFVPGLTRNEGTIPGIGIAMPFDASSQGEHKQSLPGSMAVGAPPLPPGPHPSLLGSGQQQGYQQQQHHQGHPQQMPPMPNMPHHQLPPSSHMPLHPHHLPRPMQMPPHGHMPSSSMPMSHQMPGSMGMQGGMNPQMSQSHFMGAPSGVVFQGPPSSGGPQMYPQGRGGFNRPQMMPGYNNPFQQQQQQPPLPPGPPPNNNQQHQ; from the exons ATGTACGGTGAATCGATGCAACAGCTCCCACCGATACAAAATCAGCACTTAGGGGGACCTATCCCCGGCAGCGATATGCACAGGGGTTCACAGATGCCGCCACCGTCTATGATGCGGCAGTCATCAGCTTTTTCCACTAACATCAATGCCGACTACCACCACTCATCTGCCTTCGACC CACATGACAGTTTTGGGGCGAAACGTATGAGAAAGCATACTCAGAGAAGAGCTGTTGATTACACCAGCACCGTTGTGAAATACATTCAG GCTCGAACATGGCAGCGAGACTCAAGGGATAGGACCTTTTTGCAAGCAACCCCAGCTGCAGCAGTTGAT ATGCTTCCCACAGTTTCCTATTCAGATAATCCTTCAACAAGTTTTGCTGCAAAGTTTGTTCACACATCTCTAAACAAGAATCGTTGTTCAATCAACCGTGTATTG TGGACACCTTCAGGAAGGCGTCTTATCACGGGCTCCCAAAGTGGGGAGTTTACTCTTTGGAATGGGcaatcttttaattttgaaatgatTCTTCAG GCACATGATCAACCTATAAGGTCGATGGTATGGAGCCACAATGACAATTATATGGTTTCTGGTGATGATGGAGGCAcaataaa GTATTGGCAGAACAATATGAACAATGTGAAAGTCAACAAAACTGCTCACAAGGAATCAGTTCGCGATTTAAG TTTTTGTAAAACAGCTTTGAAGTTCTGCTCGTGTTCTGATGATACGACTGTTAAAGTCTGGGATTTTGCCAAGTGCCAAGAAGAAAGCTCATTAACCG GCCATGGTTGGGATGTCAAGAGCGTTGACTGGCACCCGACAAAGTCCCTACTAGTTTCTG GTGGAAAAGACCAACTTGTCAAACTATGGGATACTAGAACTGCGAGAGAGCTTTGCTCACT TCATGGTCACAAAAACATAGTGCTTAGTGTCAAGTGGAACCAAAATGGCAATTGGCTTTTAACGGCCTCGAAAGATCAGATAATCAAG CTGTATGATATAAGGACTATGAAGGAGCTTGAGTCGTTTCGTGGGCACACGAAAGATGTAACAT CTTTGGCGTGGCATCCCTTCCATGAGGAATATTTTGTCAGTGGGAGCTCTGACGGATCTATTTGTCATTGGGTTGTGGG GCATGAAAACCCGCAGATTGAAATCCCAAATGCTCATGATAACAGTGTTTGGGATCTTGCATGGCATCCTATTGGATATCTTCTTTGCAG TGGTAGCAATGATCACACAACCAAGTTTTGGTGCAGAAACAGGCCTGCAGATAATCCCCGAGATGTCCTTCCTATGCAGAACCAAG GCTATAATGAAAAAGGTTTTGGTAATCGCCAGCCTGATAATTTCCAACCATCTGAGGCATCGCCAATTCCTGGAGCATTTGTGCCTGGGCTGACACGGAATGAGGGGACCATCCCAGGAATCGGAATAGCAATGCCATTTGATGCATCCTCTCAAGGGGAACATAAACAGTCTCTTCCAGGTTCAATGGCAGTGGGTGCTCCGCCGCTGCCACCTGGTCCCCACCCATCACTTCTTGGAAGTGGCCAGCAGCAAGGgtatcagcaacaacaacaccaccaaGGCCATCCCCAGCAAATGCCTCCAATGCCTAATATGCCTCACCATCAGCTACCACCATCATCCCATATGCCATTGCACCCTCATCATCTTCCCCGGCCTATGCAAATGCCTCCTCACGGTCACATGCCATCTTCCTCAATGCCTATGTCTCATCAGATGCCTGGATCAATG GGAATGCAAGGTGGCATGAATCCTCAGATGTCGCAAAGTCATTTTATGGGTGCTCCTTCAGGAGTCGTATTTCAAGGACCTCCAAGCAGTGGGGGACCCCAAATGTATCCTCAAGGACGTGGTGGTTTCAACCGTCCACAAATGATGCCAGGCTACAACAACCCTTTCCAACAG cagcagcagcagccgcCTTTACCTCCAGGCCCTCCACCGAACAACAATCAGCAACATCAGTAG
- the LOC104709114 gene encoding uncharacterized protein LOC104709114, whose product MDRFVVKRKTPPSDDIDLDDLPWDPAKRKRIISYHPNQRDEVRRKYLIRGPCQPRGHRFKQTAIGGVLRRFNLKWFDMYGDWLEYSVENDKAFCLCCYLFKDQAQNQGGSDCFVSTGFCGWNKGLQGLNQHVGSDVNSFHNNAKRKCEHLLHQGLPFRGHDESDESANRGNFLELLKYTAGQNEVVKKVTKSIIEEIDNDVFGLLVDESTDVSDKEQMAVVFRFVDKYGIVKERFVGVIHVKETSSLSLKCAIDSLFAKYGLSMKKVRGQGYDGAIGASCKRKDMIRENYRKIVEEGINNGEIKTGTGLNQEISLQRPGNTRWGSHYKTLLRLVELFSSVVKFNDRFDEVNSELLVCISSLSPIDSFRQFDKSLLMRLAEFYPEDFSFMERKSLDLQLEIYLDNVQRDERFTDLKSFSDLARLMVETRKHLSHPLVYRLLKLSLILPVATATVERCFSAMTFVKTTLRNRIENCSGHLIAKGTIVEASSVVLLSDAGRAFARRRRVAHPPLSSLMHLSILLPSVNFEFTLVYLLRSIRSRFSREVPEELYFCIPPSATYLPLPMALMLSPYSDLLPSDVKLMDMLVEQNKSFGDVLASEMTLLEVTLSFRCNGFPTPRIIFDSCASKKSRMMELSLLSVISRSLPSGVLSAVSCVRPNSDDAGLLVVLRVSLWLQPSRFTSPILVLS is encoded by the exons atggATCGCTTCGTCGTGAAAAGGAAGACTCCACCGTCTGATGATATTGATTTGGATGATTTGCCATGGGATCCAGCAAAGAGGAAAAGAATTATAAGCTATCATCCTAATCAAAGAGATGAAGTACGGCGCAAATATTTGATTAGAGGACCTTGTCAACCTCGTGGTCACCGTTTTAAACAAACAGCAATTGGAGGGGTGCTTCGACGTTTTAATCTAAAGTGGTTTGATATGTATGGTGATTGGTTGGAATATAGTGTGGAGAACGATaaagctttttgtttgtgttgttacTTATTCAAAGATCAAGCTCAAAATCAAGGTGGGAGTGATTGCTTTGTATCAACTGGTTTTTGTGGTTGGAATAAGGGGTTGCAGGGGTTGAATCAACATGTGGGATCTGATGTGAATAGTTTTCACAACAATGCCAAAAGAAAATGTGA ACATTTGTTACATCAAGGATTACCATTTCGTGGTCATGATGAGTCAGATGAGTCAGCTAATAGAGGTAATTTCTTAGAGCTTCTGAAGTATACCGCTGGTCAGAATGAGGTTGTAAAAAAA GTAACTAAATCTATTATTGAAGAAATTGATAATGATGTCTTTGGTTTGCTGGTAGATGAATCTACTGATGTATCAGACAAAGAGCAAATGGCAGTGGTTTTTCGCTTCGTTGATAAGTATGGGATAGTCAAAGAAAGATTTGTTGGTGTTATTCATGTGAAGGAGACATCTTCTTTATCTTTGAAGTGTGCTATTGATTCTTTGTTTGCGAAGTATGGATTGAGTATGAAAAAGGTGAGAGGACAAGGATATGATGGAGCTA TTGGAGCTTCTTGCAAGAGAAAAGATATGATCCGGGAAAACTACAGAAAAATAGTGGAAGAAGGGATTAACAATGGTGAAATTAAGACTGGAACTGGGTTGAATCAAGAAATTTCTCTTCAAAGGCCTGGAAATACTCGTTGGGGTTCACATTATAAGACTTTACTGCGACTTGTTGAGCTGTTTTCTTCTGTAGTTAAA TTTAATGATCGTTTTGATGAGGTAAATTCTGAACTACTTGTTTGCATATCATCCTTGAGTCCAATAGATTCTTTTCGGCAGTTTGATAAGTCATTGCTCATGAGATTGGCTGAGTTTTATCCAGAAGATTTTAGCTTTATGGAGCGTAAATCTCTTGATCTGCAACTTGAGATATATCTTGACAATGTGCAAAGAGATGAAAGGTTTACAGATTTAAAGAGTTTTAGTGATCTTGCACGTTTGATGGTGGAGACAAGAAAACATCTTTCACATCCTTTGGTATATCGTCTTCTGAAGCTATCTCTGATTCTCCCTGTTGCGACTGCAACCGTCGAACGATGTTTCTCTGCAATGACTTTTGTGAAGACGACATTGCGTAATCGTATTG aaaattgCAGCGGGCACTTAATTGCAAAAGGCACCATTGTCGAGGCTTCAAGCGTAGTTTTACTTTCCGACGCCGGTAGAGCTtttgctcgccggcgtcgggttGCTCATCCTCCTCTTAGTTCTCTTATGCATCTTTCCATCCTTCTACCCTCTGTTAATTTCGAGTTTACTCTCGTTTATCTCCTCAGATCCATCAGATCTAGATTTTCTCGGGAGGTTCCCGAAGAGTTATACTTTTGCATACCACCGTCGGCCACTTACCTGCCTCTTCCGATGGCTCTGATGCTCTCCCCATATTCAGATCTTCTTCCTTCAGATGTGAAACTCATGGATATGTTGGTGGAGCAAAACAAATCTTTTGGTGATGTTCTTGCCAGCGAGATGACCCTTCTCGAAGTCACGCTATCCTTCCGGTGTAATGGTTTTCCAACGCCGAGAATTATCTTTGACTCTTGCGCCTCCAAGAAATCTCGAATGATGGAGCTTTCGTTGCTCTCGGTTATCTCGAGATCTCTGCCTAGCGGAGTTCTTTCCGCCGTAAGTTGCGTGAGGCCTAACAGCGACGATGCTGGCTTGCTTGTCGTCCTCCGAGTTTCTCTCTGGCTTCAACCCTCTCGTTTTACATCGCCGATTTTGGTGCTTTCTTAA